A part of Carassius carassius chromosome 4, fCarCar2.1, whole genome shotgun sequence genomic DNA contains:
- the LOC132139521 gene encoding BMP-2-inducible protein kinase-like, with protein sequence MKKFSRMPKSESGSLGGGSGSGTGSSNYIGKVFAVGRYQVTVEELIAEGGFSMVFLARTHSGVRCALKRMYVNNVHDLNIFKREITIMKELSGHKNIVRYLDSSTNAVGDSVWEVLILMEYCKAGQVVKQMNQRLHIGFTEAEVLNIFCDACEAVARLHQCKTPIIHRDLKVENILLNDQGNYVLCDFGSATHKVLLPHKDGIAAVEDEIKKYTTLSYRAPEMINLYQGKAITTKADIWALGCLLYKLCFFTLPFGESQVAICDGTFAVPDGSKFSSKLHSLIRYMLEPDQEKRPDIYQVSYFAFRLTGKECPVPNLFSSPLPTSLPEPLTASDIAAKKSLTKARITDSVGPTETSIAPRQRPKAANSNVLPLPSSVTPVKMTVSSGTVSNGQKASGNVQQSAAQMPSSSQQNRVLQQLQPGDLRLQQLHHQQQQQQQHNIHHQQQVTAQQLQYMQQYHQAMQQSLQMQQQHMLQQQMMMQQQPIYQSQQQQQAHYTALMHQYQQAFVQQQQQQQCAPVQQVTYISPLDFQTPLGSYNPAGPSPVEIPFANIRNPVSTVGVMSPPPQTVNNPLDMSGWNPFGEDNFSKLTEEELLDREFDLLRAKKPVERSLGMEASSIDRQQPVLQPSLPEDPFGSVPFLANAAGAGVLTAEHPVEKLSVAVTVPATQDTTRQSVKEHKPAKKSSSTSSLPQESDSDFESDPPSPKSSEDEEAEEEEGLNSEREDTEPENLGQRPLLMDSEEEIEEEEDKHSSESDCDSSKAKLGLSKEKAAILPPRSLEAESGPSVITPLSSPSIAMPVASIVDVFGAVPFVGSGQPRVSPESLDIFGKASFRQASQEDTTEEIDVFTKAPFNRNLSRSSRSGDGPSGQTPPISPDSVDVFGFSPFQPSHVIPASGNQEEISGQAPFDEADSPQQQMQKQRSLQKLSSRQRRTKQEASGGNGKRHHSTPTSGRKSNKPSFRTPERVRRHKKVGRRDSQSSNEFLSTSDSKENISISLGEVMEKGPLLSSEEVFLDPFGAKPFHPQDGSRHGQHQSLGDNKSEINSTNCRPRTSSLHSVFDGNKIDDFGAVPFTELVVQSEAPQTPQMDLDPFGAAPFPSKQ encoded by the exons GAGGTTTCTCCATGGTGTTTCTGGCCCGCACACACAGTGGAGTAAGATGTGCCCTGAAAAGAATGTATGTGAACAATGTCCACGATTTGAACATCTTTAAGCGGGAGATCACAATCATG AAAGAGTTGTCGGGCCATAAGAACATTGTGCGGTATCTGGACTCAAGCACCAATGCAGTCGGAGACAGTGTATGGGAGGTTCTGATTCTGATGGAGTATTGCAAGG CTGGtcaggtggtgaagcagatgaaTCAGCGGCTGCATATAGGATTCACAGAAGCGGAGGTGCTCAACATATTCTGTGACGCATGTGAAGCTGTTGCCAGACTCCACCAGTGTAAAACTCCAATCATTCACAGAGACCTAAAG gTAGAAAACATTCTCCTAAATGACCAGGGAAACTACGTCTTGTGTGACTTTGGAAGTGCCACACATAAAGTTCTGCTTCCACATAAAGATGGAATAGCAGCGGTGGAGGACGAGATCAAGAA GTACACAACTCTGTCATACCGTGCCCCAGAGATGATCAACTTGTACCAAGGGAAAGCCATCACCACAAAGGCTGACATCTGG gCACTTGGATGCTTGTTGTACAAGCTGTGTTTCTTCACACTTCCATTTGGGGAGAGTCAAGTTGCCATATGTGACGGAACCTTTGCTGTTCCGGACGGTTCGAAATTCTCCTCCAAGTTGCACAGTTTAATCA GATACATGTTGGAGCCTGATCAAGAAAAGAGGCCTGACATCTATCAAGTTTCTTACTTTGCCTTTCGGTTAACTGGAAAGGAGTGTCCAGTGCCAAATCTCTTT AGCTCTCCCCTTCCCACCTCACTGCCAGAGCCCCTTACTGCTAGTGATATTGCTGCTAAAAAGAGCCTGACAAAAGCCAG AATAACAGATTCAGTTGGACCAACCGAAACATCAATCGCACCCAGACAAAGACCCAAAGCTGCAAATAGTAATGTTTTACCTTTGCCCAGCTCTGTAACTCCTGTGAAAATGACTGTATCCTCAGGTACAGTTAGCAACGGTCAGAAAG CTTCTGGAAACGTGCAGCAGTCAGCTGCACAGATGCCAAGCAGCAGTCAACAGAACAGAGTGTTACAGCAGCTGCAGCCTGGAGACCTTCGACTGCAACAGCtacatcatcaacaacaacaacagcagcagcacaaTATACACCATCAACAGCAAGTCACTGCACAGCAGCTACAGTACATGCAACAG TATCATCAGGCCATGCAGCAGAGCCTTCAGATGCAGCAACAGCATATGCTTCAGCAGCAGATGATGATGCAGCAGCAGCCCATATATCAATCTCAGCAGCAACAGCAGGCCCACTACACTGCCTTG ATGCATCAGTACCAGCAGGCCTttgttcagcagcagcagcagcagcaatgtgCTCCAGTCCAACAGGTGACCTATATCTCCCCTCTGGACTTCCAGACCCCACTGGGCTCCTATAACCCTGCCGGACCTTCTCCAGTAGAGATCCCCTTTGCTAACATCAG aaACCCAGTGTCCACCGTGGGTGTTATGAGCCCTCCTCCCCAGACTGTCAATAACCCTCTTGATATGTCTGGTTGGAACCCATTTGGAGAAGACAATTTCTCCAAGCTCACAGAAGAGGAGCTTCTCGATCGAGAGTTCGACCTCCTAAGAGCAA AAAAGCCAGTAGAGCGATCTCTCGGCATGGAGGCCAGCAGCATAGACAGACAGCAGCCGGTGTTGCAGCCCTCACTTCCTGAGGATCCATTTGGCTCTGTGCCGTTCCTGGCCAACGCAG CAGGAGCTGGAGTGCTGACAGCAGAGCATCCAGTTGAGAAGCTCAGTGTTGCTGTGACTGTTCCAGCCACACAAGACACAACCCGGCAATCAGTCAAAGAACACAAACCTGCAAAGAAAAGTAGCTCCACCAGTTCACTGCCTCAGGAATCAGACAGTGATTTTGAGTCCGACCCGCCCTCTCCCAAAAGCAGTGAAGATGAGGAGGCCGAAGAGGAGGAAGGTCTCAACAGCGAACGTGAAGACACTGAACCTGAGAACCTGGGTCAGAGGCCGTTACTCATGGACTCTGAGGAAGAGATAGAGGAAGAGGAGGACAAACACAGCTCAGAATCGGATTGTGATTCTAGCAAAGCAAAACTTGGGTTGTCGAAGGAAAAGGCTGCAATTTTGCCTCCTAGATCTTTGGAAGCTGAATCTGGACCCAGTGTGATCACTCCTCTCAGTTCGCCAAGTATAGCCATGCCCGTCGCGAGCATTGTGGATGTGTTTGGTGCAGTTCCTTTTGTTGGCAGTGGTCAGCCCAGAGTGTCACCAGAGAGCTTAGATATTTTTGGCAAAGCCTCTTTTAGGCAGGCTAGCCAGGAGGACACTACAGAAGAGATTGACGTATTCACCAAAGCTCCTTTCAACAGAAACCTCTCCAGGTCCAGCAGGAGTGGCGATGGACCCAGCGGCCAGACGCCACCCATTTCTCCTGACAGTGTGGATGTATTTGGATTCTCGCCTTTCCAACCTAGCCACGTAATACCTGCTTCTGGAAATCAGGAGGAGATCTCTGGCCAAGCACCTTTCGACGAAGCAGACAGTCCCCAGCAACAGATGCAGAAACAGCGCAGTCTTCAGAAACTCTCCTCGCGGCAAAGGCGCACCAAGCAAGAGGCCAGTGGCGGGAATGGGAAGCGACACCACAGCACACCCACTAGTGGCAGGAAGAGCAACAAACCCAGTTTCCGTACACCGGAACGGGTCCGAAGGCACAAGAAAGTGGGCAGAAGGGACTCACAGAGCAGCAACGAGTTCCTCAGCACGTCAGACTCCAAAGAGAACATCAGTATTTCCCTGGGCGAGGTGATGGAAAAAGGACCTTTGTTGTCCTCGGAGGAGGTCTTTTTGGATCCGTTTGGAGCCAAGCCTTTTCATCCACAAGATGGCAGTCGACACGGTCAGCACCAGAGCTTGGGAGACAACAAAAGCGAGATCAATTCGACCAACTGTAGGCCGAGAACCAGTTCCCTACATAGCGTGTTTGACGGAAATAAGATAGATGACTTTGGAGCTGTACCTTTCACAGAACTTGTGGTCCAAAGTGAAGCTCCGCAAACTCCACAAATGGATCTCGACCCTTTCGGAGCTGCACCTTTCCCCTCAAAGCAGTGA